TCCCTAAGAGTCAagcaaaaatccaaaatatttcaaatgtggTATTGACTTAATTTATTTAGCATTTCTTGTTGAGGATCTTTTCCTGTCTGTGGTGATCTTTCAGTCTTTGAGATTGTAAAGAACACACATTTTGTTTAGTCTGGATTTAGAACAAGCAGCAGATAAACTTGTTTGTGTACTTCACCAAAAGCAAGATCTAAATGCTTAAAGGGCATCTGCCCCAGTGGGTGCTGTGCGAAGTATTTCAGTAGTATGCACAAAGAAAGGAAAAGTTAAGATACAAATGTTTTGTCTAAAACTACTGAATAATAATGGGCCTAGGACAGAAACCTGAGAGATGACATTTTTTACTTCAGAGAAGGAAACTGTCTCTGAAATATTGCATCAGTTCTGCCTGCGAGACTAATTTCAAACAAGATTAACatcattaaatatatatataccaaaaaaaagaaaaatcaattaAAAGGGCCAAAAAGTTTTGGTTCTTGTCAAGACCTTGATAGCAGCAGTGCTTCGATATTCAGCCTAAAATATTGACTGAACAGACTTGTAGGAGTATATAAGAACATGTGGAAACTCTACATGTGCATTAGTCACCAAGACAACGGCTCCTTTTAGAGAACAGTGTACCTCTCAGCTCGCCGTGGCCCATCCTGCCAAGCCGCCCAATCACCACCCTCCATGGTAGTGAGGTCACCTGAACCAGGCCAACACACCACTCCCACAGCTTCTGCAAGCCAACTCGTCTGGCAGAGCTCTTTTTCCTGCGAGCTCTGCGGTGAGACATTATAAATAGAAAAGCAGTTAGTATTGAAAAATCTAGCAACCCTGTTGCACCGAGATGTTTATTTAGTGTTTGAGAGAGCACCCACCTGTTGGGTACGTCGATACTGATGATGCAGGACTCCAGCAGTTCCCCATGTTGGTCGGTACAGGATGCCAGCAACCAGCGCTGGTCGTGAGACAGGCAGTAGCCAACAAAAAGCACGTTGTACTTCTGAGACGCCTCGCCAAACGTTTCCCCAAGCTCAGTCTGCTTGTCCTTCACCGGAGCCAAAATGAAGGATGGTGTATACAGGCGGAGACACTCTGGCCGCTGCACagatggagggaaaaaaaaaaaaaaagctttttggtTTCAAATCAATAACAGAAGATTCAAACACAAAATGCCAAAGAGCTCCATGCGGCAATTAAGACTTGCAAACGTTAGAGCATTCACCTCTGGGCTCTTGAGAGCCATGTCGAGAGCGAGCCCGGGTCCGAAGCCCGTCAAGGCCTTAAAGTTGGTGGAGTTTGGCAGAGGCCGACGACACTGGGTGTAGACAGAAAAGGCCAACGACTTCAGATGCTGGACGTAGATGTGGCGGTCGCCGCTGTGCACCGGCTGCAGCAGATACTGGCAGGGAACaatctgaaataataaaaaataaatacattaaaaaaacacaagacatAAAATGGCCTTGGAAGTAGGGATCTTTGATGAAGAACCACTGACAACCTTCGACTTTGCAACCCCCCTAAATATCTTGCAGGACATAAAAATTCCTTGAACACTAAACTGTACCTAAGCACTGAtgtactaaaacattttacacactCAAACTATCCAGAAAAAGATAATTTTGTAATGCTTTGTAAGGTTTTCATGTATCAAATAAAAATGACCCTAGGCTATAAAACTACTTCagataaacaaattaaattatgaATTTGAGGATACAAACCTTagacaaagaaaacattgtttttatttaatattatgcCAAACAACCTTTAAAAGATTTAACAGCCAAAAACTCTCTATTCTAACACTGACCACACATCCAGTAAAAGAGCCGACTGCTTAGATGTTCTAGATGTACGATCACTGATGATGCCTTCCATCTCTATGCTACCACAAACCTTTCAGCTCCTGACCAGATGAAAGCAACAAGCAGCACCCTGCAGTGACACTCTTAGTCCTCCTAAAGGGCAACGAGAGGGTACCTGGTATTTGCCACACACTGACTCTTCATTTGTCCTTAGTTTTGCCACAAATCCTCACGACATTAAATCTTCTGATTTGTTTGACTGCTACATTCACTTATAAACTGTTGCATGAATCTAAACACATTTATCCTGATATGAGAAATATTATAGGCATGTGCCTGTTGCTGGTGTTGCACCAACAATGAAACCATTAGCTCATATATTCAGACctcttgtgtttttaaatttcccCTGGTATGTTGATGCAACTTTGCGTCACTGTGGGGGAAATTTCTACCTCAATTAGTCACCGCTAATtattcccctgtccgttctaaCGACAGCAGCAGAGAAAAACCACCATACCTGCACGGAGATGGCGTTTCTGATGTGGGCAGGTAGGAATGGGAGCATCTCCATGAAGCAGCGCAACAGGCCCAGTGTGTAAGTGCTGGAGTGGACCTCCTTGTCTGCGTTCTCATAGCTGAAGGGATCAACAATGTAGACCACTATGGCAGGCGGGTAAGAGACAGCATGGGACTCTCCATCTGTTGGCTTGCCCACTTTGTCTCTCTCCATTGTGctattccaaaaaaaaaaaaaagaaatacatgtacaaaatgtttaaaattatttaaatttatatatatcAAAACCATGAAAACATGCTGTTATGGAACTGAATGAATGTGTAATTTCAAGTTGGCCTGGAAAACATAGTGACAGAGAGATTTTCAAAGAACACAACTGAAATCAGAGTAACAGTGAAAATaatgaagtattttaattctgttttaGCAAAATTAAGATAAGAGGCTACACAAAAAttacatgtttattttgaatttaaatacctcatatttaaatctgaataaatattaagttgaggtgcaaacacaccctccatttctgctacctgtatgacctcctctcttttccaatggttatggtcaatctgacagagagaagtatcccaatcgttgtggtttttagtataacaatgaccatcagtgggctctagatggacaaactgtctacttttaaggctaggcttaaaactttcctttttgataaagcttatagttagagtggcttaggttatcctgagctatctctgtagttattctgctataggcttaggctgctggaggacataacgaccactttcaccctctttgctacattctcacactattctccaattttgcattatttgttctctctcttttctcttcctagaagctacacctggcctggctctgtgtctacctgtgacacctttctggagaggggaatcgtctgagcttctgctggcaacaacttaatgctcaccctctaccgatgatccgcatggccctgtctttcactgtttaaccctttctctctcctagacatggcgattgactgagcttttactgtgactaactctatgtgctctctttcagactctaaccttactaggctggtattcacaggacaaccctcaacagaccaaaatattatttgataaaatattaaattattaatattaaataatattttcagattcatggTCACAACAAGTGAGAACATGAGTGATTTCAGGAGATACTAGGAAGGTTAAACATATTAATGCAACTGCTCTATTTAATTCCTTAGAGCTTTGTACTTTGTTCCATCTTGGAACgtttgatttgaaaatgttgacaGCCTAGGAAATCTCGTTAATGTAAGGATCTCTGGCAAATACACGCAGAGGCTAATGTCAAATCTGCCAATCGCCCAcatgaaagacaaaaacaagcaaCTGCTCTCACACACGTTAAATGCTTCTGTTCCTCATACGAATTATTCTTATATAGTAATCGGaaccagatttaaaaaaaaaaaaaaaattggtaacGGTAGGTGAGACCTTTACAGAACTtggccacaaaattctgatcgatgcatttttaaaatcaagGGGTCACATACCTCTCTTGTGTCTCTGTGGAGACTAGAGGCTGGCTGGATCCGTTTTCACCCAGACCTGTAGCACTTTGCGAATTTAATTGAGGTCCGTTCTGAGTAGAGCTGCCCTGCAAGCCCCCTGTACCAAATGGCAAGTAGGAGGTTGACTTGCCCGTGCCCATTGCTCCATTAGTTTGAGAGcctgatgatgaggaggagggaGGGGTGCTGTTGACCTGTGCAGGCTGGGTGGAGCTGGTGCTGGTAGTGTTGGTGCTCTGAAGTCCTGAGGAGATGCTGGAAGAGTTGGAGTTCTGTGAGACGGGCTTGGTGGGATTGCGCTGTGACAAGAGGGAGCTATCCAAAGGCAGCGCCGACAAGTTTGGAGCTGAAAGAGGTCATGAGGTAAAAGAAATCCATTAGTTATCAATTTactaaattaaatgaataatatATGTGGTCTTTTTGCATTGTAATTGATTTATTACCTAAATCATAGCGAAAGACTTGGGCAAAGAGTTTAAGCTTATTAAAAGCTTCATTATTTCCTTCCCTGGCAGCCATCTTGAGGAACCAGTCACTGAGGGGCTGCTCCGTCATGCTCCTGCCTTCTGGGGAGCCGACTGTCAGTATACCCTCTGGGTGGCTCTTGCAGATGGGTTTATGTTGCCCCAGCTGGCATGCCTGTTAACAGAATGATAGTGATTGCATTAAAGAGACAATGATTAATTTTATCACAACATAGGAGTAgggtttttacatgtttttccatGTCAAACCTTCATACATTTCTAGAGTTTTCAGTCATTTCCAAACCATTTTTAAAGTATAAGCAAAAATGCTCTATGTATTTAAAATTGGCAGATGTTACTACAGAGGTCAGGTTTTAAATATAGAATCTCCAAACACCACAGAgacaaaataataagaaataactaaaaaatttaaacagcaaataaaagaaaaaaaatgaaacaagacAATGTGAACAAAGTCTGGAAATTCAAAtaatttctgtgttatttttccaaGTTAATCAAATtccatatacactgctcaaaaaaataaaagggaacacttaaacaacacaatataactccaagtaaatcaaaattctgtgaaatcaaactgtccacttaggaagcaacactgattgacaatcaattgcacgttgtacaaatggaatagacaacagggggaatctttggtgattagcaagaaacactcaataaaggagtggttctgcaggtggggaccacagaccacttctcagtacctatgctttctggctgatggtttggtcacttttgaatgttggtggtgctttcacactcgtggtagcatgagacggactctacaacccacacaagtggctcaggtagtgcagctcatccaggatggcagattaatgtgagctgtggcaagaaggtttgctgtgtctgtcagcgtagtgtccagagcctggaggcgctaccaggagacaggccagtacaccaggagatgtggaggaggccgtaggagggcaacgacccagcagcaggaccactacctccacctttgtgcaaggaggaacaggaggagcactgccagagccctgcaaaatgacctccagcaggccacaaatgtgcatgtgtctgcacaaatggttagaaaccgactccatgaggatggtatgagggcccgacgtccacaaatgggggttgtgctcacggCCCAACACcgtggcatttgccagagaacaccaggattggtaaattcgccactggcgccctgtgctcttcacagatgaaagcaggttcacactgagcacatgtgacagagtctggagacaccgtagagagcgatctgctgcctgcaacatccttcagcatgaccggtttggcagtgggtcagtaatggtgtggggtggcatttctttggtgggctgcacggccctccacgtgctcgccagaggtagcctgactgccattaggtaccgagatgagatcctcagatcccttgtgagaccatatgctggtgcggttggccctgggttcctcctaatgcaggacaatgctagacctcatgtagcTGGAGTGTCTCAGCAGTtgctgcaagatgaagacattgaagctatggactggcccgcccgtttcccagacctgaatccgattgaacacatctgggacatcatgtctcgctctatccaccaacgtcacgttgcaccacagactgtccaggagttggcggatgctttagtccaggtctgggaggagatccctcatgagaccatccaccgtctcatcaggagcatgtccaggtgttgtagggaggtcatacagccacatggaggccacacacaatactgagcctcattttgacttgttttaaggacattacatcaaagttggatcagcctgtagtgtgtttttccactttaattttgtgtgtgactccaaatccaggcctccattggttaataaatttgatttccattgatgatttttgtgtgattttgttgtcagcacattcaactttgtacagaacaaagtattcaatgagaatatttcattcattcagatctaggatgtgttatttgagtgctcccttaatttttttgagcagtgtattttcagACTACCTAGGAACACCGTGACACTGTTTTGATGGACATTGATTAATGTGATTTCTGCAGATGCATACCTCATACATAACACTTAAATCCTTGAAAAAGGTCTTGGCTCCCCGGAGCAGCGACTGATTTTCTGGGCAGATGACAAAATATCCCACATTCCTCTGGGAACCGAAAGGATCCAGGAGCAGCTTCTCCCAATAGGGCAACCCAAAAGGAGACAGCACCACAAAATCATACTCATAACCAACCAGAAAGGTTGGGATGGGCAGAGGCTCGGGAGACTCATCTGTACCTGCGGTGATataggaaaaaaagaaacaagattgGTTTTGCTAAGCTGTTGCCAGGGTTCCTATGCATTTTCCAAATCATAATGCCATAGTTTTCACACCAAACCTCAGGTTTTAAATATGGAACATGCAACAACCCCGACTGTATGAACGGATAGATGGGAGGATCGGCTGGTACATGTCTAGAGGGATGAATTGTTGGCTCATCAATCAGTCTTAAAACCAAGCTCTGAAGGTTTAAGATCCAAAGCCAGTGAAGTGGTATCTTTGAAAAATTCAGAAAATCTATAATCTTCTAAGCTTTAATAGATTTATAAATACGTCTACTATAAACTGACTTTTAAACTTGCTAACGATTATCTAGTCAAATCATTCTAAAGCCAGCCAAAGCATGAGTCAAAGGAATTGAGAGCTGCAAACAACAAGCAGTCATCCAGTAGGATGCAAATTACTGTGTGGACAACCCTCTTTCTCATTTAAACGACCCCACATTTTCAATGCTTTGGCTTTTTCTTTACTGGTTTCAGTAAAACGTTCATTCATTCCAGAGCTTCATAGgtcaggtaaaaaataaaaaaaaggcttaAACAGAGGAATCTGTGAACATTGAACCACATTAGCTTGCAAGGCTTATACTGGTCGGCATTTTATTACCTGCATAACTTTCTGCtggtattattttaattgttcagGGTTGCTTCTCTTATATCTTACTTTTTAAACAGCCTAACATCAGACTGGGCCTACTGCAAAAACCTACACTCTCTATAAACTCTTTTCACATACCGTACGAGCCTCTCCCAGCCATTTTGTGGAACTGCTGCCAGGTGAGTGGTCCCTGAACGCCCCAGGAGCGCACACTCTTCTTCTGAATGGTGTCTTGAAGCACAGGCTGGAGGGACAGCAGCACCCGCAGGACATCCTGAGAGAACAGTTTACTCATGTCTGCAGCTACAGAAGCAAGAGGAAAATATGGAGGTTTAATTCCAAATTAAACAGGTGAAAAATAACAATGTTGAACGtaaaagaagcaacaaaacaaTGTATACATTTGCATTTTGGCCACTGATGAAGGCTAGTGCTTTTCACTAGTGTTTCATCCACTTTGCCTCCTGACATATTGTCCATGAACTGCCTGCCATGCTCCAGCGCCATGTAGCAGTCATTATAGCAGTCTCTTTCTTCGACCCTAAGGAATGAGCTGGGAGCTGAGCTTAGTTTGGGCCACTCTACGCCTGCCATTGGTGCCAGAGGGTTGGTGCACTGGTCCTGCAGCAGCAGGATCAGGTCATCTGGAGGCTTCTCCTTCAGACTGCCTCTCAGGTCTTCAAAACGACGCTCGGTGTCCCGGCTTGCATCCGAGCCGCGTCCCACCACGTCCAGTTCGTCCTCCAGAAAGAGCCCGGCCGACTGGCCGAACCGCCGGTTGGTGACGGCGCTGAAACCGCAGGTACATGGGTACTGGTCCTCACCGTTGTCTTTGAGGTAAACGCCCACATCCGCACCCCGGATGTTCATATTGCAGACGCACACGCAGCAGCTGTCAAAGTTGCAGTCTTTGAACAGGTTCATGACCGACTCGGAGAGTATAAGGGTGACGTAGAGGCTGTGGGCCTCGGGGATGGAGGGTACAGTGGCCGGCTCAACAGAGCTGAGGGGCCGACAGGTGGAGGGCGTGGACGCCGGGGAGTAAAGGTCGGAGTTCTCATACTTGAGTGAGCCCTGGACGCTGGATGGGCCGCGGGGCGTGCGTGGAGTGCGCGGCGTGCGGGGAGTGGGCACAGAGAAGCGCGGCGTGGCTGGGGAAGGCAGGATGCCGGGGCCGCTGTTGCTGGGAGGAGCGCTGCCAGGCAGGAAAGGCGTGTTGGTCTGAGGGGTGAAGGGCTGGTTGTAGTCTGGCTCCACACTAGGGACGTTACTGTAAACAGAAGGTCACACAATGATAAAACTTAAAGGCTTTTAACTTCAAAAACTAAATATGAAATATTCATGTTAGTGATTATTACCCGTCTTTGGTAAGGAGATTGATGCTCGATACTGGGTGCATCAGATCCATTTTCCCCATTGTCCAGCTCGGCGTGTACATGCAGTCCTCGGACAGTTTGACAGGCAGCAGACACTGGCTGGGTAGTGTCTTTAGGGGGGCATACATGGAGCAACCTATGATAGACTGACACGTCTCTGGCTTGTAGACAAAGGAGAAGTCCTGAAAACACAAACGCGTCACCTattaaaaatctaattaaaaaacGCTGGTacagttctgttttatttgccCTAATTCTTCTTGACAGTGGCGTCATAAGCAGCACCTTTATTTCAGATGGCTTCGGGCTGCAGAATCCCTCCTCCACCTCGATCTTGAAGtggttgttgagctggctgcaGTCCAAAAGAGTGAGACCCGCCCCTGTTTCCAGGCCATCCTTGGTCCCGGAGTTCCCGGGAGAGTAGCCATTTTGATCCAGGGACGGTGGGGTGGGATACATCATCATGAGGTCTGCTGAACCCATAGAAACAAGACATTAATGAGTTAAAAATGACAGCAGGTGATGCACAAGGATTAATCAAGATATATAtgcttgaattgttttagcatttttttgcCGTTACAAAAAAACCATAgcagtattttattgggattttgtgtgatagacacAAAGTAGTCCACAATTCAAAGTGGAAGGACAAGTGTATATAATTTAAAGCTTTGTATTCCCCACCCTTTACTACCCTACATGAAACATTAACACAGCACGTCACCCTAAACAAACCATCCATGTGAAACATGgcggtagcagcatcatgctgtggagatgcctTTCTTTAGCGGAGTcacagaagctggtcagagttgaaatacagggcaatcctggaatttcttccaggattgcctggAAGAAATTCCATGCAAGAGGCCCCAAAAAACAACTCTAGACTGGGACAAGGTTGCCCTTCCAGCAAGATAACAACATactaacatacagccagagctacaatggaacggTTTGGATGAAAGAATAGtcgtgtgttagaatggcccagccaACCTCCAGACCGGAATCAGATAAGGAATCTGTTTACAAATAGgaaatcatttttattggtctatcacataaattccCCATACCTCACACTAAAGTTAGTAGCATTACTATGACgaaactttaaaaaagttcaagtggtTTCAGTAAAAAGCACTGTGAATGGTTTGTCCACATACACGACGACAAGGGATCCAGCCGCTCTGGTTTGGGGTCTTTAGGGTAGTTCTTGTCGTCTGTACCGACTCCAGCTCTTTTGGATCCAGGCTGAAGGAAAAACAGCTTCATCATTGCAAATATTTTCTGAACACCGACATGAATCAAGAGATTTAAATAGTAATTTTTAACCAGAGGCAAACCTCCTACAACTCTTCATGTATCACTCACCTCTTGCTCATCTTCGTCcgagttaaacattttttctagGTCGCTGAGGGACACGACCAAGTCTTTCTCATGTATGAGGCTGGTTGAGGCTGAAGGTTTACTGCCTGATGGACCTTGGCCATCTGCAAAGCATAATAAATTAACAGGGAACATTGAGTAAAACAACTTGGAATACCTTATTTAAGTTAATGTCAAAGTTGAAGACCACTGGGGCTTTCTCACCATCTGAAGAAGTTGCTGTCCCACCGTCATCCAACTGagaccaaaaaataaataaatcataggAATTATTCAACTTTCCAGCATTGATATAGAAtgattaacatttaatttatcattatgtttatttgtacaaatacgttttcattattatatacatctatctatctctttatccatcaataaataaaaaaaaatcacattaagAAAATCTAAACCTAAAATAGGATAAAAACCCTCATTCCCAGGGCCTGTTGAAAACTTATTCTTTCATAGTAGCTAATGGAAGTAAGTCTTCCATTAGCTGGCATAATATATCCTGTAGCTTCCATAGAACAACCGTGATAAAATAGAGGATGTCTACATCCTCGCAGGGACCCACCTTCTGCTTCTTGTTGCTGTCCTTCTCGGATCCAATCTTGTCCCTCTTCTCCATAATGCTGAATTCGTCGTCTCCATCTACAAAAGCGTAAGGGTCGGACTCCTCACTGTGTTCTCCGTCCCCTGTGAAGGACCCAAAATGGCTGTTCCTCCGTTGGGCGTAGGTCCTGACTAGCTCCTGCGACACTTTGAGGGGCTGCGAGGAGTTGCACATTAGCCTGAAATGAGATAAATTATTaggatttgcacaggcttttttttcttcttgatttgttttaatgtactttaagagaagaagaagGGCCTACTCAGTGATGGAGACCACCGTTTCCAAACCTCCTCCGGAATCATCTCGCAATTTATCAATGGGTAACCGGGGGGGCAAAAAGTTGGAGGTTTTCTTCCTGGGAAGGTTGAAATACTTCCAGGGGTTGTGAGTAGAGTCTTCACTGGGATTTATAGCTGAACCTACAAACAATGTGAGCTCCAAGGTCTCATTGTAGTTTGAGGGGTAGGACGTGCTCTCCGGCTGTGGCTCCTCCGATGAGCCCTTTTGAGGCATCATGCAGGGCTCCACCGACGGCGGGTAAAACGGTTGGTGGATGGGCGTTGAGGAATTCTTGATGCCGCCTGACGGGTCACCGTCGACGTGATCGCAAGGATGCGGGCTgagaggagggggaggaggggAGCCGGCGAGGTCTGCGGGAGGACCATGTGCGTGCAAGGTAGGGGCTTTGGGCGGTGCGGTGTCTATGTGGTGCAAGCTGGGATATGACCCCTCCTCCTGCGGCCTCAGACAAAGTCTCGGTGTCTGTGGCTCCAAGGACTGTTCCTCGCTCACAGAGTTGCGGTGGTGAAATGGCGTCTGCGGCCTCCTTTGCAGCTTGTCGCCCTTCTCTAGCTTCTCGCCCAGCTTGTGCTTGGCAGCGGGTTGGGTCGGCTGACCCGATGATGGCGGGTGTCCTGAGGTGCTGCTGGATCGCTGTTTCTGATTTTTAGGCCtgagcagaaaaacaacaattattttaagATAATTTTTTCCCTGGGAAATCCACCGTTGCCCAGAAGGGTCAGATTTTTAGCTTGATCGTGTCCAAATGATAACCAGCTGGCCGACAAGTCAGAATTACAATCTTTTTCGATCAGTGAAAGCACCATATTTtgcacctggcctgactctgtgtctacctgtgacacctttctggagaggggcatcgtcctaGCTTCTGttagcaacaacttaatgctcaccctttacagatgatccacatagccctgtctttcagtgtttaaccctttctctctcctagacatggcgattgactgagcttttattgtgactaactatgtgctctctttcagactctaaccttgaaaactggctcagagtttatctgttctttctttctaggtgaaacgactaaaggagctacatccattaacatttacttttccttcccatagaaagtactcctggatcagtgcttctttgttctctttgtgtctctgctctgttctctcaaacccccagtcggtcgtggcagatggccgctcacactgagcctggttctgctggaggtttcttcctgttaaaagggagtttttcctctccactgtcgctacatgcatgctcagtatgagggattgctgcaaagtcaatgccagtgactgtccactgtctctacatgctcatccggaaggagtgaatgctacaagtcactgactggatgcaatctgctgggtttccttagatagaaaaacgttttatccaatttgaataaataactaactctgactgcactgttcaatggttaggattaattggaatgtatgaacc
This genomic window from Girardinichthys multiradiatus isolate DD_20200921_A chromosome 18, DD_fGirMul_XY1, whole genome shotgun sequence contains:
- the LOC124884122 gene encoding mediator of RNA polymerase II transcription subunit 13-like isoform X1; amino-acid sequence: MSSCFVPNGASLEDCHSNIFCLADLTGIKWRRFVWQGPTSSPILFPVTEEDPILCSFSRCLAADVLSVWRRHHTPGRRELWLFWWGDDPSFAELIHNELSSEEDGEWESGLSYECRTLLFKAIHNLLERCLMNRGFVRIGKWFVKPYQKEKIINKSEHLSCAFTFFVHGDSNVCTSVEIAQHQPLQRLGEEHLSLAQQSSSPLQVILSPYGLNGTLTSQAFKMSDHPTQKLIEEWRQFYPICPNPKEVPEDKMEDADWEDDSLAAVEVLVAGVRMVYPSCLVLLPLSDLPAMVPQGSANTPGIQSGAHQGQTTHRDSAMSSVTLTPPTSPEEAHTDYQPAQRWLKLSSGSDCYSSNNTLHGGRIPRRLSSQMVETVWQEYNINRAGNKRKFTALTNGACEEESDRGGLWDFVEPTHRPTCNCSRPKNQKQRSSSTSGHPPSSGQPTQPAAKHKLGEKLEKGDKLQRRPQTPFHHRNSVSEEQSLEPQTPRLCLRPQEEGSYPSLHHIDTAPPKAPTLHAHGPPADLAGSPPPPPLSPHPCDHVDGDPSGGIKNSSTPIHQPFYPPSVEPCMMPQKGSSEEPQPESTSYPSNYNETLELTLFVGSAINPSEDSTHNPWKYFNLPRKKTSNFLPPRLPIDKLRDDSGGGLETVVSITELMCNSSQPLKVSQELVRTYAQRRNSHFGSFTGDGEHSEESDPYAFVDGDDEFSIMEKRDKIGSEKDSNKKQKLDDGGTATSSDDGQGPSGSKPSASTSLIHEKDLVVSLSDLEKMFNSDEDEQEPGSKRAGVGTDDKNYPKDPKPERLDPLSSSDLMMMYPTPPSLDQNGYSPGNSGTKDGLETGAGLTLLDCSQLNNHFKIEVEEGFCSPKPSEIKDFSFVYKPETCQSIIGCSMYAPLKTLPSQCLLPVKLSEDCMYTPSWTMGKMDLMHPVSSINLLTKDGNVPSVEPDYNQPFTPQTNTPFLPGSAPPSNSGPGILPSPATPRFSVPTPRTPRTPRTPRGPSSVQGSLKYENSDLYSPASTPSTCRPLSSVEPATVPSIPEAHSLYVTLILSESVMNLFKDCNFDSCCVCVCNMNIRGADVGVYLKDNGEDQYPCTCGFSAVTNRRFGQSAGLFLEDELDVVGRGSDASRDTERRFEDLRGSLKEKPPDDLILLLQDQCTNPLAPMAGVEWPKLSSAPSSFLRVEERDCYNDCYMALEHGRQFMDNMSGGKVDETLVKSTSLHQWPKCKSADMSKLFSQDVLRVLLSLQPVLQDTIQKKSVRSWGVQGPLTWQQFHKMAGRGSYGTDESPEPLPIPTFLVGYEYDFVVLSPFGLPYWEKLLLDPFGSQRNVGYFVICPENQSLLRGAKTFFKDLSVMYEACQLGQHKPICKSHPEGILTVGSPEGRSMTEQPLSDWFLKMAAREGNNEAFNKLKLFAQVFRYDLAPNLSALPLDSSLLSQRNPTKPVSQNSNSSSISSGLQSTNTTSTSSTQPAQVNSTPPSSSSSGSQTNGAMGTGKSTSYLPFGTGGLQGSSTQNGPQLNSQSATGLGENGSSQPLVSTETQESTMERDKVGKPTDGESHAVSYPPAIVVYIVDPFSYENADKEVHSSTYTLGLLRCFMEMLPFLPAHIRNAISVQIVPCQYLLQPVHSGDRHIYVQHLKSLAFSVYTQCRRPLPNSTNFKALTGFGPGLALDMALKSPERPECLRLYTPSFILAPVKDKQTELGETFGEASQKYNVLFVGYCLSHDQRWLLASCTDQHGELLESCIISIDVPNRARRKKSSARRVGLQKLWEWCVGLVQVTSLPWRVVIGRLGRMGHGELRDWSILLSRTNLQSLSKRLKETCRMCGISAADTPSILSACLVAMEPQGSFVIMPDSVSTGSVFGRSTTLNMQTSQLSTPQDTSCTHILVFPTSAMVQVNANTSEPIDISFNPINPDGSEGMDILDLFGGDMDPELINILPNSPTTSPGHSPSHHYHHGGEVGKGQGADRMESHEEALSILQQPMALGFFISTAKAGPLPDWFWSACPEAQNQCPLFLKASLHLHVSSVQSDELLHSKHSHPLDSNHTSDVLRYVLEQYNALSWLTCNPATQDRRSCLPVHFVVLTQIYNFIMNML